In Companilactobacillus allii, one genomic interval encodes:
- the dltX gene encoding teichoic acid D-Ala incorporation-associated protein DltX, with protein sequence MKKNLLIFLKKPVPIFIIKAVAYFIILLIILYIYGYDGVGSVKFIYNDF encoded by the coding sequence ATGAAAAAAAACTTACTTATATTTTTAAAAAAGCCGGTACCCATATTTATAATTAAAGCAGTCGCATATTTCATAATATTGTTAATTATATTGTACATATATGGTTATGACGGAGTAGGTAGCGTCAAGTTTATCTACAACGATTTTTAA
- the rpsN gene encoding 30S ribosomal protein S14 yields the protein MARKAKIEREKRLQKTVERYAVLRNELKNSGNYEELSKLPRDASPTRLHSRDLIDGRPRGYMSKFEMSRLNFRKLAHAGQIPGVKKASW from the coding sequence ATGGCACGTAAAGCAAAGATTGAACGTGAAAAAAGACTACAAAAAACTGTTGAACGTTATGCGGTTTTGCGTAATGAATTAAAGAATTCAGGTAACTATGAAGAACTCAGTAAGTTGCCTAGAGATGCATCACCTACTAGATTGCACTCTCGTGATCTAATAGACGGACGTCCTCGTGGATATATGAGTAAGTTCGAGATGTCCAGATTGAATTTTAGAAAGTTAGCTCATGCCGGTCAAATTCCCGGTGTTAAAAAGGCTAGCTGGTAA
- a CDS encoding GyrI-like domain-containing protein has protein sequence MKYEWRKLEKDLYLPKQKAIKVNIPSQRFVSIAGIGDPNGEEFKRRLQVLYPISYGIKGGYKKYCKDKNVEYDDYVVFPLEGVWSLTKKGQKMDYLDKNEFSYDIMIRIPDFVPDEVINASIENVKKNKFHPLMNEIEIIKREAYEAIEILHVGPFDTEPESFKIMEELSSEIDRPRKSKIHREIYLSDARRIEPERLRTVLRYEI, from the coding sequence ATGAAATACGAATGGCGTAAATTAGAAAAGGATCTATATTTACCAAAGCAAAAGGCAATAAAGGTAAATATTCCGTCTCAACGTTTCGTATCTATTGCTGGAATTGGCGATCCAAATGGGGAAGAATTCAAGAGAAGATTACAAGTTCTATATCCAATATCTTATGGGATCAAGGGCGGATACAAGAAGTATTGTAAGGACAAGAACGTGGAATACGACGATTATGTGGTATTTCCACTTGAGGGAGTTTGGTCACTGACTAAAAAAGGTCAAAAAATGGACTATTTGGATAAGAATGAATTCAGCTACGATATCATGATCCGTATACCTGATTTTGTCCCCGATGAAGTGATCAATGCATCTATTGAGAATGTTAAAAAGAACAAGTTTCATCCATTAATGAATGAAATAGAAATAATAAAAAGAGAGGCTTATGAGGCAATAGAAATCTTGCATGTTGGACCATTCGATACGGAACCAGAAAGTTTCAAGATCATGGAAGAATTATCAAGTGAAATCGATCGTCCGAGAAAATCTAAAATACATCGTGAAATCTACTTGTCAGATGCTAGAAGAATAGAGCCAGAAAGATTGAGAACGGTTCTTCGCTACGAAATTTAA
- a CDS encoding WxL domain-containing protein has product MKLHNCVYATVAALSTFLMFTSVAKAETTDNVTSLNDSDNIAINYNSDDNNSETTTKTSTVSVNVLSGDLSLDAVPSFSFEKIEAGSSVNLKDNSSDGDVVVDGNSSGILQVTDSRKNSPGFILSARLNSFSNNNSNDNFTMTLNSQELYDDSGDNISTSSDDLTTEKAKLDAGSNQNTEVMNLNSGSYRSGTITTSFTSPDSASLYTPSNASDLNSSSRHSSTIVWTLTPKPSTTE; this is encoded by the coding sequence ATGAAATTACATAATTGTGTTTATGCAACAGTTGCAGCTCTATCTACATTCTTAATGTTTACATCCGTGGCTAAAGCAGAAACTACAGACAACGTAACTTCATTGAATGATTCCGACAATATAGCTATTAATTACAATTCAGATGATAATAATTCTGAAACAACAACTAAAACATCAACTGTATCAGTTAACGTTCTTTCTGGCGACCTTAGCCTTGATGCTGTACCTAGTTTTAGTTTTGAAAAGATCGAAGCTGGAAGTAGTGTTAACCTCAAAGATAATTCATCCGATGGTGACGTTGTCGTTGACGGTAATTCAAGTGGTATTCTACAAGTTACAGACTCACGTAAGAATTCACCTGGCTTCATTCTTTCAGCACGACTAAATAGCTTTTCTAATAATAATAGTAATGATAATTTCACCATGACATTAAATTCTCAAGAATTATATGATGACTCCGGAGACAATATCAGTACTTCAAGTGATGACTTAACAACTGAAAAAGCTAAGTTGGATGCTGGTAGTAATCAAAACACCGAAGTTATGAATCTCAATTCTGGATCTTACAGATCAGGAACGATCACAACTAGCTTCACTTCACCAGACTCAGCTAGCTTGTACACTCCAAGTAACGCTAGTGATTTGAACTCATCGAGCAGACACTCCAGTACGATTGTTTGGACATTGACTCCAAAACCATCAACTACAGAATAA
- a CDS encoding WxL domain-containing protein, which yields MRFDKKLLSKLLIASSFLLTSAIIASPTVAHADTVTPQTSSVSVQIISGVLTLDKVPNFNFGSAVLGGTTNLKGNSVTDVPSDFTPNEQAGVDGSDEGVVQVTESRSNAETGDTPGFILSASISPLYPYDTSKSSISGNILTLNSVPLVDSTNTNVSTSTKDLKTSKANISDTDTGDTSLMDLSAGSYRMGTVAAKWNSANDASLFVNGSSDGASTKVDKYNAVITWRLTAQPSITN from the coding sequence ATGAGATTTGATAAGAAACTACTTTCAAAGCTACTAATAGCATCTAGTTTTTTACTTACCTCTGCAATAATAGCTTCCCCTACAGTTGCGCACGCTGACACAGTAACGCCCCAGACATCATCAGTTTCAGTACAGATCATCTCCGGAGTTCTAACACTTGATAAGGTACCCAACTTTAATTTTGGTTCTGCCGTTCTTGGCGGAACGACCAACTTGAAGGGTAATAGTGTTACCGATGTACCTTCTGACTTCACTCCAAACGAACAAGCTGGTGTTGATGGTAGTGATGAAGGTGTGGTTCAAGTTACTGAGTCGCGTTCTAACGCAGAAACAGGCGATACACCTGGATTTATCTTGAGTGCTTCAATTTCACCACTATATCCTTACGATACAAGTAAGAGCTCCATTAGTGGTAACATCTTAACATTGAATTCTGTACCACTGGTTGATTCAACTAATACTAATGTTTCTACATCAACCAAAGATTTGAAAACTTCAAAGGCTAATATAAGTGACACCGATACTGGCGACACTTCCCTCATGGATCTGAGTGCTGGAAGCTATCGTATGGGTACTGTCGCTGCTAAATGGAATAGTGCCAATGATGCAAGTCTATTCGTTAATGGATCAAGTGATGGTGCATCTACCAAAGTTGATAAATACAATGCCGTTATCACTTGGAGATTAACAGCTCAACCTTCAATTACAAATTAA
- a CDS encoding PTS sugar transporter subunit IIC, translating into MKTSNAFFDRFQDVMDKKVVPVANKISNQRHLAALRDGLTNLVPFTVIGGIALMIANPPVNTQLVKPTNWFNDFLLLWMGWAKQNYNLLATPFNLSIGIISIYVVLGVSYRLAQHYNMTAFPNSLVALMTFLAVAAPPTTVKGKLMIDTNQLGSNTMFAAIIIGLLVIEINRFLINHNMTIKMPKSVPPAVAAPFQVLLPLLVNLIVFLGINGLLETTLHTGLADAIFVIFQPLMKAGASLISMTILVEIALIFWFFGIHGDNMISAVTTPIWTAGLVQNLQEYAQHKPLTNIYVGNFTFIFGEAAVYFAIMISMLLFAKSPQLKSLSHVAWPATLFNINEPQVFGIPTVMNLFTFIPSFICLLIDMPIAYYATTLGLMSKTAMSVPWTLPAPLYAMISTLDWRAGLVWLVIFLIDFVIIAPFMIAYDKQLSKENTEE; encoded by the coding sequence ATGAAGACATCAAATGCATTTTTTGATAGATTCCAAGATGTGATGGATAAAAAGGTAGTTCCAGTTGCAAATAAGATATCCAATCAAAGGCATCTTGCAGCGTTACGTGACGGATTAACAAATCTAGTTCCATTTACTGTTATAGGTGGTATTGCACTTATGATCGCAAACCCACCGGTCAATACTCAGCTAGTTAAGCCTACTAATTGGTTTAATGATTTCTTATTACTTTGGATGGGATGGGCAAAGCAGAATTATAATTTATTAGCAACTCCATTCAATTTATCTATCGGTATTATTTCTATTTACGTTGTATTAGGGGTGTCATATAGATTAGCTCAACACTATAATATGACCGCATTTCCAAATTCACTTGTAGCTTTAATGACATTTTTGGCTGTTGCGGCACCTCCAACAACGGTCAAAGGAAAGCTTATGATTGATACGAACCAATTGGGTTCTAACACAATGTTTGCCGCTATTATAATTGGGTTATTAGTAATTGAAATTAACCGATTTTTAATCAATCATAATATGACTATTAAGATGCCAAAGAGTGTTCCTCCAGCTGTAGCTGCACCATTCCAAGTTCTCTTACCATTATTAGTAAATCTAATAGTTTTCTTGGGTATTAACGGTCTACTAGAAACAACCTTACATACTGGTTTAGCTGATGCAATATTCGTTATATTCCAGCCATTAATGAAAGCTGGAGCATCACTGATTTCAATGACTATTCTTGTTGAAATAGCACTAATATTCTGGTTCTTTGGTATACACGGTGACAACATGATTAGTGCTGTTACCACACCTATTTGGACTGCTGGATTAGTTCAAAATTTGCAAGAGTATGCTCAACATAAACCTTTAACAAATATATATGTTGGTAATTTCACATTCATCTTCGGTGAAGCCGCCGTCTACTTTGCAATTATGATTAGTATGCTATTGTTTGCTAAATCTCCACAATTAAAATCCCTTTCTCACGTTGCATGGCCAGCAACATTGTTTAATATAAATGAACCTCAAGTATTTGGTATCCCAACTGTCATGAATCTATTCACATTTATTCCTAGTTTTATTTGTTTACTAATTGATATGCCTATTGCTTATTATGCAACTACATTAGGTTTAATGAGTAAAACGGCAATGAGTGTTCCGTGGACACTGCCTGCACCATTATATGCAATGATCTCAACTCTGGATTGGCGGGCCGGATTAGTATGGCTAGTTATCTTCCTGATTGATTTTGTCATCATCGCTCCATTCATGATTGCTTATGATAAACAATTAAGCAAAGAAAATACTGAAGAATAA
- a CDS encoding MurR/RpiR family transcriptional regulator: MNLEERIGIYYTSLTKSEKDVYQAVLNNPEVIVDKSIQEAAISYNVSPASIQRFVKRVGYRGYTEFKLDVEDIIAQNNNKDSSTGNSKLSGIIDAYLKTFKTLRDMDIDNVMYQLANDIKKYDIVKALGIGNSALSAEQLVYSMYSEEKFIEAIPDKIKIDYLENCLTDKYLLIIFSVTGSTITYEKLMQTAQKKHIKVYLITMNQETPLLKYTDNSIILPSTNIRNTDNSLYRVDNRTILYSFAEVISYYYASLN; this comes from the coding sequence ATGAACTTAGAGGAACGAATAGGTATCTACTACACTTCACTAACCAAAAGTGAAAAAGATGTTTATCAAGCAGTACTGAATAACCCAGAAGTCATAGTTGATAAATCAATCCAAGAAGCGGCAATAAGTTACAATGTATCCCCAGCTTCAATTCAACGTTTTGTAAAAAGAGTCGGTTATAGAGGGTACACAGAATTCAAATTAGACGTAGAAGATATCATTGCACAAAATAATAATAAAGATTCATCAACTGGTAATAGCAAGTTAAGTGGTATCATCGACGCTTATTTAAAAACATTTAAAACATTAAGAGACATGGATATAGATAATGTTATGTATCAGCTTGCAAACGATATAAAAAAATACGATATTGTAAAAGCATTGGGAATTGGTAATTCTGCACTATCAGCAGAACAACTTGTTTATTCAATGTATTCTGAAGAAAAGTTCATAGAGGCAATACCTGATAAAATCAAAATAGATTATCTAGAAAATTGTTTAACTGATAAATATCTATTAATAATATTCTCAGTTACAGGATCAACAATAACATATGAAAAGTTAATGCAAACAGCACAAAAGAAACATATAAAGGTTTACCTTATCACTATGAATCAAGAAACTCCGTTGCTCAAATATACCGATAATTCTATAATTCTTCCATCTACAAATATAAGGAATACAGATAATTCTCTTTATCGTGTTGATAATCGTACTATTCTATATAGCTTTGCCGAAGTGATTTCGTACTATTATGCAAGTTTGAACTAG
- a CDS encoding BspA family leucine-rich repeat surface protein, with protein sequence MRFQQLKKDPNSVVKKRLVKSGKLWIVTSTLSFAGGLIIFSSGMFGQQIVNADTVNTDTQQVQVSDSSGATANDTQVTSDITISSNLGDVVVKDVTGKTGDVVDVDVPAKDGYNADKTTVKATVNSDGTITANESINYSVSDDKTTSSATQSIDPESTSVLTDTDTSNADSSSNNTDDNNSATNTTTTPDTNTDTGDTTSSSNNTDATNSTDNATNTDTTTDTDTNNASKDTTASLTDDLTTNKASSAADDPNFTWYLTSDYVLHISKVPLTTTSVPWSSYKSGIKEISIDAPIKLDSVTNYFSNMGQLTSIDGLANLDTSDVTDMSKMFYSDSALASLDLSKFNTSNVTNMSNMFYGDKALDSLDLSNFDTSNVTNMSKMFRGNRTFTSLDLSKFNTSNVTDMSDMFGNDLTLTSLDLSGFDTSKVTDMSSMFYGDSALTNLNISKFNTSNVTSMSGMFYGDSALTSLDLSNFDTSNVTSMINMFASDEALTKLNISSFDTSNVTGMSNMFNGASALTSLDLSNFDTSKVTSMELMFSNTNSLKNLDLSSFNTSNVTDMSSMFYDGDSSALTSLIISSFDTSKVTTMNSMFDGLSALTSLDVSKFVTSEVEDMTSMFSDDSALTSLDLSNFDTSQVTVMDTMFYGASGLTELNISNWVTSNLTSMDSMFQDASSLKSLDLLKWDTSNVYDMYATFSGASGLTYLNISSFDMTGIRDNLSENMLNFVGDPDMLDASVYAENVKKYLANSLDLVLGPKINLKNTGLSVVSPADPTDPSTDTSYSVVWVNDANPDDVLTNDEWMAQYNGSGSEGLNATYSKKIIVTGKVTGTVTIPTADGGTVTSDPVTGEVGSSLAVNVPVKTGYIADKKTVTATVNSDGTITTDDVVTYTLIVSVTGTVSIPTSDGKTVTSEEVTGTTGQEIPVDVPLKPGYTADKKTVQATVTVDGTITTTDVVTYTANSVTGTVEITTSDGSKAISKEVTGTTGQILTVDVPLKPGYTASQPTVDATVNPDGTITTKEEVTYTVNSVTSTVDIPTSDGSKATSEEVTGTTGQEISVDVPLKPGYTADKPTVTAIVNPDGTITTKEEVTYTVNSVTSTVDIPTSDGSKVTSKEVTGTTGQEIPVDVPLKPGYTADKPTVTAIVNPDGTITTTEKITYTANTVTNMTATVSTNYGDVTVDNLTGTVGKNVTITVPDKEGYTKNKDTITGTVNADGTITVAGQVTYTAKTITDMTATVPTNYGDVTVDNLTGTVGKNVIITVPDKTGYTKNKDTITGTVNADGTITVAGQVTYTAKTITDMTATVSTNYGDITVNDISGVVGKNVTIMVPDKPGYTKNKDTITGTVNADGTITVTGQVTYTAKTITDMTATVPTNYGDVTVDNLTGTVGKNVTITVPDKEGYTKNKDTITGTVNADGTITVTGQVTYTAKTITDITATVSTNYGDVTVNNISGVVGKNVTITVPDKPGYTKNKDTITGTVNADGTITVNGQVTYTAKTITAMTATVSTNYGDVTVNNISGVVGKNVTITVPDKQGYTKNKDTITGTVNADGTITVVGQVTYTAKTITDMTATVPTNYGDVTVSGLTGTVGKNVTIAVPDKPGYTKNKDTITGTVNADGTITVDGEVTYTGISQESAVTIPTNLGNIIVPNVTGKTGETVVVTVPLKKGYTADRTFVSATVNADGSITTAEKVTYTGNAQKSTVTIQSNMGNIVLPNITGITGETLTIDVPVKTGYTANKTTITATINDDGSITTADKVTYTGSAQKSTVTIQSNMGNIVLPNITGITGETLTIDVPVKTGYTADKTTITATINADGSITTKDVVTYTKTSNGDSGTTTDPDDTSKPDRTIVNSKQDIAIYYNEGTANLYTEDGEPILNRGLGQGTSWYSDEIMTLDGVKYFRVATNEWVKLDDAYVYVAHVANIETNSGSAKTIVDSRGNAIKNRALMANTSWFTDKYVYFNGVKYYRVATDEFVSEQDVFEYGSNQNTAVSESTNSINYSTTNTVVSRDSSKQTKSATSSDVANKTSRLDEKNTPAIVDKRDID encoded by the coding sequence ATGAGATTTCAACAACTTAAAAAGGATCCAAATAGTGTTGTAAAAAAGAGATTGGTTAAATCCGGTAAGTTATGGATAGTAACATCAACCTTGTCATTTGCTGGAGGGTTAATTATCTTCTCTTCAGGAATGTTTGGTCAGCAGATTGTAAATGCTGACACAGTTAATACGGACACACAACAAGTCCAAGTATCAGATTCTTCGGGTGCTACCGCAAATGATACACAGGTAACTTCTGATATAACGATATCTTCTAACTTAGGGGATGTTGTAGTTAAAGATGTTACCGGTAAGACTGGTGATGTAGTGGACGTTGACGTCCCAGCTAAAGATGGTTATAACGCTGACAAAACGACTGTTAAAGCCACGGTTAACTCTGATGGAACAATTACAGCTAATGAGTCTATCAATTATTCAGTAAGTGATGATAAAACTACATCAAGTGCAACTCAGAGTATTGATCCAGAGTCTACGTCGGTATTGACTGATACTGATACAAGTAATGCTGACTCCAGTTCAAATAATACAGATGATAATAATAGTGCAACAAATACAACTACCACCCCAGATACAAACACTGATACCGGTGATACTACATCTAGTTCAAACAATACAGATGCTACTAATAGTACAGATAATGCAACAAATACAGACACCACAACTGATACAGATACTAATAATGCATCAAAAGATACTACGGCTAGCTTAACGGATGATCTTACTACTAATAAAGCAAGTTCTGCGGCAGATGATCCTAATTTCACGTGGTATCTCACATCAGACTATGTTTTGCATATATCAAAGGTTCCTCTAACAACTACAAGTGTACCTTGGAGTAGCTATAAAAGTGGAATTAAAGAGATTAGTATTGATGCACCAATAAAGCTTGATAGTGTAACAAATTACTTTTCAAATATGGGTCAATTAACATCAATTGACGGCCTCGCCAACTTGGATACTAGTGATGTTACAGATATGTCTAAGATGTTCTATAGCGATAGTGCATTGGCTAGTTTAGATTTATCAAAGTTTAACACTAGTAACGTTACAAATATGTCGAATATGTTTTATGGCGATAAGGCATTGGATAGCTTAGATTTATCAAATTTTGATACTAGTAACGTTACGAATATGTCGAAAATGTTTAGAGGCAATAGGACGTTCACTAGTTTGGATTTATCAAAGTTTAATACTAGTAACGTTACAGATATGTCGGATATGTTTGGTAACGATTTGACATTAACTAGTTTAGATTTATCAGGCTTTGACACTAGCAAAGTTACAGACATGTCAAGTATGTTTTATGGTGATAGTGCATTGACTAACTTGAATATATCAAAGTTTAACACTAGTAACGTTACAAGTATGTCAGGTATGTTTTATGGCGATAGTGCATTGACTAGTTTAGATTTATCGAACTTTGACACTAGTAACGTTACAAGTATGATAAATATGTTTGCTTCAGATGAGGCTTTAACAAAATTGAATATATCGAGCTTTGATACTAGTAACGTTACAGGTATGTCAAATATGTTTAATGGAGCCAGCGCGTTGACTAGCTTAGATTTATCGAATTTTGATACTAGTAAAGTTACTAGTATGGAGCTAATGTTTTCTAATACCAATTCATTAAAGAATTTAGACTTATCGAGTTTTAACACTAGTAATGTTACTGATATGTCATCCATGTTTTATGATGGTGATTCGTCAGCATTGACATCTTTGATTATATCAAGCTTTGATACCAGCAAGGTTACGACTATGAATAGCATGTTTGATGGCCTTAGTGCGTTGACAAGTTTGGATGTATCAAAATTTGTTACTTCTGAAGTGGAAGATATGACAAGCATGTTTAGTGATGATAGTGCATTGACTAGCTTAGATTTATCGAACTTTGATACTAGTCAAGTCACAGTCATGGATACGATGTTTTATGGAGCTAGTGGATTAACAGAATTGAATATATCTAACTGGGTCACTAGTAATCTTACAAGTATGGATAGTATGTTCCAAGATGCTAGTTCGCTGAAGAGTTTAGATTTGTTGAAGTGGGATACTAGTAATGTTTATGACATGTATGCCACGTTTAGTGGAGCTAGTGGATTAACGTACTTGAATATATCTAGTTTTGATATGACAGGTATTCGAGATAATTTGAGTGAAAATATGCTTAACTTTGTTGGAGATCCAGATATGTTGGACGCCTCAGTTTATGCAGAAAATGTGAAGAAGTATTTGGCCAACTCATTGGATTTGGTTTTGGGACCAAAGATTAACTTGAAAAATACTGGTTTATCAGTTGTTTCACCAGCTGATCCAACCGATCCATCGACTGATACATCATATAGTGTAGTTTGGGTTAATGATGCTAATCCAGACGATGTGTTAACTAATGATGAATGGATGGCCCAATACAATGGAAGCGGCAGTGAAGGATTAAATGCAACTTACAGTAAAAAAATCATAGTAACAGGTAAGGTAACAGGTACCGTAACTATCCCGACTGCTGATGGCGGGACTGTGACATCAGATCCCGTTACTGGAGAAGTAGGAAGTTCATTAGCGGTAAATGTACCAGTGAAAACTGGTTATATAGCGGATAAAAAAACAGTAACTGCAACAGTTAATTCTGATGGAACGATTACAACTGATGATGTAGTGACATATACACTTATTGTGTCAGTAACAGGTACTGTAAGTATACCAACAAGTGATGGAAAGACTGTAACGTCAGAGGAAGTAACAGGAACTACAGGACAGGAAATACCGGTAGATGTACCATTAAAGCCAGGTTATACAGCAGATAAAAAAACAGTACAGGCAACAGTAACTGTAGATGGAACGATTACAACTACAGATGTAGTAACATATACAGCCAATTCTGTAACAGGTACTGTAGAGATAACAACAAGTGATGGAAGTAAAGCTATATCAAAAGAAGTAACAGGAACTACAGGACAGATATTAACGGTTGATGTACCGTTGAAACCAGGCTATACAGCAAGTCAGCCAACGGTGGACGCAACAGTAAATCCAGATGGCACGATCACAACAAAAGAAGAAGTAACGTACACTGTCAATTCAGTAACAAGTACAGTAGATATACCGACAAGTGATGGAAGTAAAGCTACATCAGAGGAAGTAACAGGAACTACAGGACAGGAAATATCAGTAGATGTACCGTTGAAACCAGGCTATACAGCAGATAAACCAACAGTAACTGCAATAGTGAATCCAGATGGTACAATCACAACAAAAGAAGAAGTAACGTACACTGTCAATTCAGTAACAAGTACAGTAGATATACCAACAAGTGATGGAAGTAAAGTTACATCAAAGGAAGTAACGGGAACTACAGGACAGGAAATACCGGTAGATGTACCATTAAAGCCAGGTTATACAGCAGATAAACCAACAGTAACTGCAATAGTGAATCCAGATGGAACGATTACAACAACGGAGAAAATAACATATACAGCCAATACTGTTACAAATATGACAGCAACAGTATCAACAAACTATGGAGATGTGACAGTAGACAATCTAACTGGAACTGTAGGTAAAAATGTAACAATCACTGTGCCTGATAAAGAAGGTTACACAAAGAACAAAGACACGATCACAGGAACAGTGAATGCCGATGGCACAATCACGGTAGCAGGTCAGGTAACATATACAGCCAAGACTATTACGGATATGACAGCAACTGTTCCAACAAACTATGGAGATGTGACAGTAGACAATCTAACTGGAACTGTAGGTAAAAATGTAATAATCACGGTACCTGACAAGACTGGCTACACAAAGAATAAAGACACGATAACTGGAACAGTGAATGCCGATGGTACAATCACAGTAGCGGGCCAGGTAACATATACAGCCAAAACTATTACAGATATGACAGCAACGGTATCAACAAACTATGGTGATATTACAGTGAACGATATTTCCGGAGTAGTAGGTAAAAATGTAACAATCATGGTACCTGATAAGCCAGGTTACACAAAGAACAAAGATACAATTACCGGAACAGTAAATGCTGATGGAACAATCACAGTAACGGGCCAGGTAACATATACAGCCAAGACTATTACGGATATGACAGCAACTGTTCCAACGAACTACGGTGATGTGACAGTAGATAATTTAACTGGAACTGTAGGTAAAAATGTAACAATCACTGTGCCTGATAAAGAAGGATATACAAAGAATAAAGACACAATCACAGGAACAGTAAATGCCGATGGCACAATCACAGTAACAGGCCAGGTAACATATACAGCCAAAACTATTACGGATATAACAGCAACGGTATCGACAAACTATGGTGATGTGACAGTAAATAATATTTCCGGAGTAGTAGGAAAAAATGTAACAATCACAGTACCTGACAAGCCAGGTTACACAAAGAACAAAGACACGATCACAGGAACAGTGAATGCCGATGGTACAATCACAGTAAACGGCCAGGTAACATATACAGCCAAGACTATTACAGCTATGACAGCAACGGTATCAACAAACTATGGCGATGTGACAGTAAATAATATTTCCGGAGTAGTAGGCAAAAATGTAACAATCACTGTGCCTGATAAGCAAGGCTACACAAAGAATAAAGACACGATCACAGGAACAGTAAATGCTGATGGCACAATCACGGTAGTAGGCCAGGTAACATATACAGCCAAAACTATTACAGATATGACAGCAACTGTTCCAACAAACTACGGAGATGTAACAGTGAGTGGTCTAACTGGAACTGTAGGGAAGAACGTAACAATCGCAGTACCCGACAAGCCAGGTTACACAAAGAACAAAGATACAATTACTGGAACAGTAAATGCCGATGGCACAATCACAGTAGATGGCGAAGTTACCTACACAGGTATTTCCCAAGAGTCAGCTGTAACTATTCCAACTAACTTAGGAAACATAATTGTACCTAATGTCACCGGTAAGACAGGAGAAACAGTTGTGGTAACCGTACCTTTGAAAAAGGGTTACACAGCTGACAGAACTTTTGTCTCTGCAACGGTAAACGCTGATGGATCAATTACAACGGCAGAAAAAGTCACCTATACAGGTAATGCTCAAAAGTCGACCGTAACCATCCAAAGTAACATGGGCAATATAGTTCTACCTAATATAACAGGAATAACAGGAGAGACATTAACAATAGATGTACCAGTTAAAACCGGTTATACAGCAAATAAAACTACAATTACTGCAACAATAAATGATGATGGCTCAATCACCACAGCTGATAAGGTCACCTATACAGGTAGTGCTCAAAAGTCGACCGTAACCATCCAAAGTAACATGGGCAATATAGTTCTACCTAATATAACAGGAATAACAGGAGAAACATTAACGATAGATGTACCGGTTAAAACCGGTTATACAGCCGATAAAACTACAATTACTGCAACGATTAATGCCGATGGCTCAATTACAACAAAAGATGTCGTAACTTACACTAAGACATCAAATGGTGATTCGGGTACTACTACTGATCCAGATGATACTTCGAAACCAGATCGTACGATAGTCAATTCCAAACAGGATATTGCTATATATTACAATGAAGGTACAGCAAACCTTTATACAGAAGATGGCGAACCAATATTGAATAGAGGATTGGGTCAAGGTACAAGCTGGTATTCAGATGAAATCATGACACTAGACGGAGTTAAGTACTTCCGTGTAGCGACTAACGAATGGGTCAAGCTTGATGATGCCTACGTATATGTAGCTCATGTTGCCAATATTGAAACTAATAGTGGTTCAGCAAAAACTATAGTAGACAGTCGTGGCAATGCTATCAAGAATAGAGCCTTGATGGCTAACACATCATGGTTCACGGATAAATACGTTTACTTCAATGGTGTGAAGTATTATCGTGTAGCAACCGACGAGTTCGTAAGTGAACAAGATGTATTTGAATATGGTAGTAATCAAAATACTGCCGTATCTGAAAGTACCAATAGTATTAATTATTCAACTACCAATACAGTAGTGTCACGAGATTCATCAAAACAGACTAAGTCTGCAACATCATCTGATGTCGCTAATAAGACTTCTAGATTAGATGAAAAAAATACCCCAGCAATTGTTGATAAACGGGATATTGATTAG